CCATACACTTACCTTGAAATTTTCTGTCAAGACTGGGCACAGCACTCCAAAGAGACTTTTATAGAGTCTGGTATGCAGATGCCCTggatgtttccttttccttcagtcaaaatatattttggcaAACCATCTTTGGCAAAACATTGTCTGGCACACTTAACCAATGGCATAATTGTCATTTGATTTTATAGatatatttagaaatgttttacatCTCACCATTCCTGTGGATACATTTCCTATAAATAGTCTGACAGGGCTATTAATAAGGGAATCTTGACTAGTCAAGGCACTTAAAGAACTTCGATGTAGAATTTATAGGTTCTTCTACTGTCTCTACTGATAAATTGATCTTTGACCCAGGCAAGATTCTCTGGCATTTCTGTACTGCAACTATTCAAGAAGTAAAATGGGAATAACACAATGTATATGGTGCACATGGTCCTATGCATTTAGGGATTGCTTTTACAGCATTAGAAAAGACAgttctacaaaagaaaaaatcatgaCTAAATGTCATTCAGTAATTGATTATATGTTATattcaaaagaggaaaacctAACAGAAATTTTGGGCCAGGACTTTGACTGCAATAGTGCTAGATACAGAGGAAATCCAAGAGACAGCAAGTCAGAACACAAGTTCAAGTTTCGACACGCAATTCATGCCTAGAGTGTGAAAGGTGACTCCTTagctataaaaagaaacatctatGCGAGCAAATCTTCTCAAGCCAGCCAGTGATGTTGTAGTCCACTGTACCAGCGTAGTGCACCAGGGAGAAGTGGGCCTCAGCCTTGCCTTTGGCGGGCTTGGGTTTCTGGAAGTTGCTGGACTTGCCCAGATGCTGGTCATAGAGCTTGTTCTTGAAAGAGGTGTCAGTTGCCTTGGGGAACATGCACTCCTCTTCCAGGATGGAGAAGATACCCATGGGCTGGAAGGTACCACAAGAAGTGACAGAGAAAGATGGTAATGATGTGAAGCACGCTCTATGAACATCAAAGGTACCAGTGTGCTGCTGGTAGCATCTCAGCCGGGATAAGGGCCTAAGTTTGTCAGGAGTTGTTCTCAGCCAGGGAGCATATTTCTGCCTTCCCTTACCTTCCTGCAGCCTGTTTTCACAGAACTGGTAAGAACATCTGCCCAGTTCAGGTTAGAATTGTGAGTAGAATTGGAGGGAGAAGTggtaaacagaaaaacaattggGAAAATAGCTACAAGAGGCCCAGGTGTTTTGGGAAATCAGGTGAGATGATACTTATTTCCCAAGTTTGTGTGTGGAGTTCCAGTCTGAGTCTTcagtggaaaaaggaaaggagactGACTCCAGTTTGTTTCAAAGTCGTCTGTTGGTGGGAGTCCAGGCTACCTTTTCCATGCTTGAAGACCAGCTAATGCAGGATTGATGACACAGATTTGCATTTCCTaatttctcttccccaggctaaaataaatttcagtgcaaaatattttgttgaacTGACACTGAAAGCCTGGCCATGAGTTCTTTCTGAGCTGAATCGGGCTCAGAAACATCACAGAATTCCAAAATACATCGTACACTTGTGTGGAAAAGGTACCTTCTCAATGAGCTCAATGCAAGCAGCCAGGTCCATCCCAAAGTCAATGAACTCCCATTCAATTCCTTCCTTCTTGtactcctcctgctccagcacaaaCATGTGGTGGTTGAAGAACTGTTGCAGTTTCTCATTGGTGAAGTTGATGCACAGCTGCTCAAAGCTGTTGAACTGCCCAAAGCAAGGAGAGGTGCACAGGTTCTCAACGTGTGGCAGACACCACAGGGTTTTGCTAGCATTCTCCTAATGCTGTTTGAAGTTCCCCAGCTGAAACACCACTCCTAACCACACTGTAACAGCATGTGTTTCCTTAGTAGGACCTCTATTGTAAAATTTAGTGTTCTTGAAGGTTTTTACTAGTATTACTTTTGAACTCAAGCTAAAagtaacatttctgttttactgtGCCGCTCAAAAGCAAATCCTTCAGTAGCTGCAGCATCCTGTAGGTGTCTCTGACCTCACCGACCTCCCAGAGAGTGGAAGCCTCCTCAGTGTCCCACCCAAGAATTTCTCTGCCCTCAGATCAACAGTCGACGGGTTCTCTGCTCTGACACGGAAGTCCTAGCATCGTCACTGTGTTCACAACACAGGAATTTCCCATAGCACTACCCTTTCCTCGGCTCTTCCAAGAGCGTTCACACCTTTGGCCCACAGCTGTGTGAGCCTTAGTCCTAGAGCTGTCTCTTTGTTTGCAAAGCCTAAGGCCTTTGCAAGCCCAAGGGCCTCTGAGACCATTTGTCAGAAAGCAGAGCTTTCCTCTACCTGTTGACAAAGTTAGAATCAAAGTGTTTGTTAGTAAAGCCATTTGAGGGTGCTACTGTGACAGAGAAGAGGGAGGGGTTTCTAGAAAACTGCAGATGAGGAGGATAAACCTCCACATCTTCTTAAAAAGAAGTGCGTTTCTGAGTCCTCATGACCCCTCCCTGGCCCCGCTTTGACGATGGTGCCACGTCCTTGTTCCTTACATCAAAGATCTCAAAGCCAGCAATGTCCAGGACACCAATGAAGTACTGTCTGGGTTGCTTGGTATCCAGCTGTTGGTTGATGCGAATAACCATCCACAAGAACATCTTCTCATAGACAGCTTTTGCCAGGGCACCAACTGCATTGTTCACctaaagcagagaagagaggaCCGGAGTTACCTCCTAGTGTCAAAGAAGAATGCTCAAGTAACTCTTTCAAGCCATTTCCAAAGCATCTTCAATCTACCTGCTCCACAGTTTGACCTTTGGTCACGTATTCATTCCCAACCTTGACTCGGGGATAGCACAGGGCTTTGAGCAGGTCAGCTGAGTTTAGGCCCATCAGGTAGGCAGCCTTGTCAGCCActaaagagggagaaagagagacagaagcaTTTATCTTTGGACAATGGCTAGAATTTGGTCCATGTGAACAACTCTGATGTTCGTGTTctagaaagggaaaagcattGGTCTGGTCTCATAGAGAAGGTCCGGGAAGGAATGTAAATTCTGGAAGCTAATGATGGCCGCCTTTGAAAGCAAGAACAGGTATGGCTTGGGTAGAAATAACTTGAATCCGGAAGTTCCCAAAAGAACCCGAAAACCCTCTGGGAATACATGAGGCATGCATGGGGCACATTCCTTTTCTGTGGAGAGTGGATTTCTGCATAGCAAAGAATGCAGGATTTATTTCACCAAAAACATGATTGCACATCATGGTGGCTTAGCAGTTGAGGGTTTTATGGAGAGAGAGCCAGAGATCCTGTGCTGAAGTTCTCCCTTTCAGGCTGTGTGTGTTTGGAGAGTATCCACTGGATAAAATAATGGTATTTCCCATGATCAGGGAAGCACTTCTGCAGTTAGATAGACAACAAACAACAACGCTTTTCCTCAGTGTTTTACGTGGTGACTCAGGCCAACAAAGGACTGTCTTTGGAGGCTCTAACATATCATCTGTGCAAACAGAGAAGTTCTTTGAACAAGTCAGTTGCTGAATTTGCTGATACCTTCTGTGCCAtctggctctgcctgctcctctcgTTGTTTCTGCTTGAACTTCAAGTTCCCGTAGTGCATGACAGCCCCTGTCAGCTTGTAGATGGCAGTCTTTTCATCAGCAGTGAAGCCCAGGATGTCAATGGCACTCTGCAGTCAAaacaatgaaggaaaaacattGCCTAACAACCGTAACAAtcccattaaaaatattttctttctagtacTTACATCTGTAGCCATGAGCTCCTCCTGGTCATCAATGCTGGGAACAGTCACCTCACCTTGACTTACATAGTGGAAATCGTAAGGGTTGGTGGTAATGAGGAGCATgtctgaaagcaggaaaaagcaagGCACCGGCTTAATTTTGCCAGCCAGGTAACAGAGGGAACTGTTGCTCAGCGATCATCCTCAAAAAAACATAATGATCCTTCCTACCAATCAGCTCCGGTTTCTTGTTGGACATGATCTGATAAAATATGTGGTAGCTTCTTTCTGCCTTGAGCTGGAAAGTGACTCTGGACTTCTCCAGCAGATCTGTCAAGGACAGTAGGACAGAGTTAGGCACAGGAACGCACATGGAGGTGAGAATTTGGGAAAGAATGGCATCAGGCCAGGAGAGTCTCTTACAAGTTTCAATGTCAGCAGAAGCCAGTTTGCCTGTGGCTCCAAAGTGGATTCTGATGAATTTGCCCTGTTACAGAGAAGAAGCAGCATTTCAGCCTGGGTGGGTTCTTTTGACGTCTCCTTTATGTGGAATACTGCT
This window of the Pelecanus crispus isolate bPelCri1 chromosome 12, bPelCri1.pri, whole genome shotgun sequence genome carries:
- the LOC142594718 gene encoding myosin heavy chain, skeletal muscle, adult-like, which encodes MENYDLVAITETWWDESHDRTAVIDGYKLFRRDRQGRRGGGLALCVQNGIDCTELSLKNGKAQVESLRSKIRDQANKGNFAAGVYYRPPDQEEGLDEEFFLQLQGTSRSQDLMLIWDFNHLDICWKSSGPSSPGNYWNRENQSILITGESGAGKTVNTKRVIQYFATIAASGEKKKEEQSGKMQGTLEDQIISANPLLEAFGNAKTVRNDNSSRFGKFIRIHFGATGKLASADIETYLLEKSRVTFQLKAERSYHIFYQIMSNKKPELIDMLLITTNPYDFHYVSQGEVTVPSIDDQEELMATDSAIDILGFTADEKTAIYKLTGAVMHYGNLKFKQKQREEQAEPDGTEVADKAAYLMGLNSADLLKALCYPRVKVGNEYVTKGQTVEQVNNAVGALAKAVYEKMFLWMVIRINQQLDTKQPRQYFIGVLDIAGFEIFDFNSFEQLCINFTNEKLQQFFNHHMFVLEQEEYKKEGIEWEFIDFGMDLAACIELIEKPMGIFSILEEECMFPKATDTSFKNKLYDQHLGKSSNFQKPKPAKGKAEAHFSLVHYAGTVDYNITGWLEKICSHRCFFL